In the genome of Photobacterium sp. TY1-4, one region contains:
- a CDS encoding NUDIX hydrolase — protein MIHFKSAEGVFNFRSVAVIVHEEYVLLHQKRGDDFWALPGGRVEWFEDSAATVVREIQEELGQTATVVRPLWHVENFFGFEGKRFHELSTYYLMALVESNLPFGTAAFSGIEEDVDLIFQWLPIDELATVPLYPEFLKEKLKCLPEGVEFIRVNELA, from the coding sequence ATGATTCATTTTAAATCCGCAGAAGGCGTGTTTAACTTTCGCAGTGTGGCTGTCATTGTCCATGAAGAGTATGTGTTGTTGCATCAGAAGCGCGGGGATGATTTCTGGGCGCTGCCTGGTGGCCGAGTCGAATGGTTTGAAGACTCAGCGGCGACTGTGGTCCGGGAAATTCAGGAAGAGCTGGGTCAAACGGCGACTGTCGTTCGGCCATTGTGGCATGTTGAAAATTTCTTCGGCTTCGAAGGCAAGCGCTTTCATGAGCTGTCGACCTATTATCTGATGGCATTGGTCGAGAGCAACTTGCCATTTGGGACCGCAGCTTTTTCAGGGATCGAGGAAGATGTGGACTTAATCTTTCAGTGGCTCCCGATTGATGAGCTGGCCACCGTGCCGCTGTATCCGGAATTTTTGAAAGAAAAATTGAAATGTTTACCTGAAGGGGTCGAGTTTATTCGCGTGAATGAGCTGGCTTAA
- a CDS encoding spore gernimation protein, which yields MKGKAGIGLAMFGFAMVSTLLSGCSEPLEVTVTPTRDVDHFQVTAQTNIDMYCPTGICKFELAASQKTAITVNMHYTDARSFDKIEGVNVTGRQGATVAMVDDNTFSLTLAGENETTKIQVVDYYRY from the coding sequence ATGAAAGGAAAGGCAGGCATCGGGTTAGCAATGTTCGGGTTCGCAATGGTGAGTACATTGCTGTCCGGCTGTAGTGAACCGCTTGAGGTGACGGTGACCCCCACCCGGGATGTCGACCATTTTCAGGTGACGGCGCAGACAAATATCGATATGTATTGCCCGACCGGGATTTGCAAATTTGAGCTGGCTGCAAGCCAGAAGACAGCCATTACCGTCAATATGCACTATACCGATGCCCGCAGCTTCGACAAAATTGAAGGGGTGAACGTGACCGGCAGGCAAGGGGCGACGGTCGCCATGGTTGACGACAACACGTTCAGCCTGACGCTCGCCGGGGAGAATGAGACCACGAAAATCCAGGTTGTCGATTACTATCGGTATTAA
- the purT gene encoding formate-dependent phosphoribosylglycinamide formyltransferase — MLGSATRPGATRVLLLGSGELGKEVAIECQRLGLEVIAVDRYADAPAMQVAHRQHVIDMLDGDALKAVIAEEQPHYVVPEIEAIATDTLVELEAEGVNVVPTAKATQLTMNREGIRRLAAETLSIPTSPYAFAETYPDFVQAIEQIGMPCVVKPIMSSSGKGQSVVKTQADIESAWQYAQEGGRAGAGRVIVEGFVDFDYEITLLTVSAVDGIHFCAPIGHRQEDGDYRESWQPQQMSDAALKAAQQVAEKVVLSLGGCGLFGVELFVQGDNVLFSEVSPRPHDTGLVTLISQDLSEFALHVRAFLGLPVHSIQQFGPAASAVILPQGVSDNVRFDNLTAALARPQTQLRLFAKPEINGRRRLGVALCRRESTDNAIEAAKATAADVEVIFD; from the coding sequence ATGTTAGGTTCAGCTACGCGTCCCGGTGCCACCCGTGTCCTGTTACTAGGATCCGGAGAGCTAGGGAAAGAAGTCGCCATTGAATGTCAGCGCTTAGGTCTGGAAGTCATCGCTGTCGATCGCTACGCCGATGCACCGGCCATGCAGGTCGCTCATCGCCAGCATGTGATTGATATGCTGGACGGCGATGCCCTAAAGGCTGTCATTGCCGAAGAGCAGCCGCACTACGTGGTGCCGGAGATCGAAGCCATTGCGACCGATACTCTGGTTGAACTGGAAGCCGAGGGCGTGAATGTTGTCCCGACCGCCAAAGCCACCCAACTGACGATGAACCGCGAAGGGATCCGCCGCCTGGCTGCAGAAACCCTGAGCATCCCGACCTCCCCTTATGCGTTTGCTGAAACTTACCCTGACTTTGTCCAAGCCATTGAGCAAATCGGCATGCCGTGTGTGGTCAAGCCGATTATGAGCTCCTCCGGGAAAGGGCAAAGCGTAGTCAAAACCCAGGCCGATATCGAATCGGCCTGGCAATATGCGCAGGAAGGCGGACGTGCCGGTGCCGGACGCGTGATTGTCGAAGGCTTTGTCGATTTCGATTATGAAATCACCCTGCTGACCGTCAGCGCTGTCGACGGAATTCACTTCTGCGCCCCGATCGGCCATCGTCAGGAAGACGGGGACTATCGCGAATCCTGGCAGCCACAGCAGATGTCCGACGCGGCATTGAAAGCGGCGCAGCAAGTCGCCGAGAAAGTAGTCCTGTCCCTCGGGGGTTGCGGTTTGTTCGGGGTTGAGCTTTTCGTCCAGGGTGACAACGTCCTGTTCAGTGAAGTCTCCCCTCGCCCACACGATACCGGCCTGGTGACGCTGATCTCGCAAGATCTGTCCGAGTTTGCCCTCCACGTGCGCGCTTTCCTCGGGCTGCCGGTGCATAGCATCCAGCAATTTGGTCCGGCGGCGTCTGCGGTGATCCTGCCCCAAGGCGTTTCCGACAACGTCCGCTTCGACAACCTGACTGCGGCCCTGGCGCGACCTCAGACCCAACTGCGCCTGTTTGCCAAGCCGGAAATCAACGGCCGCCGCCGTCTGGGCGTCGCCCTCTGTCGCCGGGAATCAACCGACAACGCGATTGAGGCCGCCAAAGCCACCGCAGCAGATGTCGAGGTCATTTTCGACTAA
- a CDS encoding DMT family transporter has translation MSHQHNPLQGACWMLSAGLAFAMVNSMAQYLSVMLQLPSTTVALIQYFIALVAIFPWLQSLGLRRALQTKHFGMHCLRVFLSVIGIQLWLWALAYPVPIWQGIALLMTSPLFATIGSGLFLKENVGPARWAATLTGFCGAMIILEPWSDAFNWASLLPVGAAFFWACYSLMVKRMSAHDSPTTIVVYLLLLITPFNLFLAVPDFTLPTGGLSWLLLLGAGLLTALAQWAIAKAYAVADASFVQPFDHAKLPLNVLAGWVVFGWVPPGRLWLGAAIIILSVAFITQWENKRAAAIKRQPA, from the coding sequence ATGTCACATCAACACAACCCGCTCCAGGGCGCCTGCTGGATGCTCAGCGCAGGACTTGCCTTCGCGATGGTCAACAGCATGGCGCAGTATTTGAGTGTCATGCTGCAGTTACCTTCCACGACTGTTGCGCTGATCCAGTATTTCATTGCCCTGGTGGCGATTTTCCCTTGGTTACAGAGTCTCGGACTGCGACGCGCATTGCAGACCAAACACTTCGGCATGCACTGCCTGCGGGTATTCCTGTCGGTCATTGGGATCCAGCTCTGGCTCTGGGCGCTGGCGTACCCGGTTCCGATTTGGCAAGGGATCGCCCTGCTGATGACCTCGCCGCTGTTTGCAACCATCGGCTCCGGTTTGTTCCTGAAGGAAAACGTCGGACCGGCACGCTGGGCAGCAACCCTAACCGGTTTCTGCGGCGCGATGATTATCCTGGAGCCGTGGTCCGATGCGTTTAACTGGGCCTCTTTACTGCCGGTCGGCGCTGCATTTTTCTGGGCCTGCTACTCCCTGATGGTCAAGCGCATGTCGGCGCATGATTCCCCGACCACCATCGTGGTGTACTTGCTGTTGCTAATCACGCCGTTTAACCTGTTCCTGGCCGTCCCGGATTTCACCCTGCCTACCGGCGGGCTGTCCTGGTTGCTGCTGCTGGGTGCCGGTTTACTCACCGCGCTGGCCCAATGGGCGATTGCCAAAGCCTACGCCGTAGCGGATGCCTCCTTTGTTCAGCCGTTTGACCATGCCAAGCTGCCGCTGAATGTACTGGCCGGCTGGGTTGTCTTCGGCTGGGTCCCACCGGGGCGCCTGTGGCTGGGTGCGGCGATTATCATTCTCTCGGTGGCCTTTATCACCCAATGGGAAAACAAACGCGCAGCCGCAATCAAACGCCAGCCGGCGTAA
- a CDS encoding nitrous oxide-stimulated promoter family protein, whose translation MSETKQAVILHGSLNTEFKTIEAMVRIYCRDHHHSQVVCEQCRDFLQYAFTRLDRCPYGEAKPTCHVCPIHCYKAEYKQRSQQIMRYAGPRMLLRHPILAIRHLLAERRPIPEKPAAGVSNRHKRKLLKSPN comes from the coding sequence ATGAGCGAGACAAAACAAGCTGTTATCTTACACGGCAGCTTAAATACCGAATTTAAAACGATTGAGGCGATGGTGCGGATCTACTGTCGTGACCACCATCACAGCCAGGTCGTTTGCGAGCAATGCCGGGACTTTTTGCAGTACGCATTCACCCGGCTGGATCGCTGCCCGTATGGCGAAGCCAAACCCACTTGTCACGTCTGTCCGATCCACTGCTACAAGGCCGAATACAAACAACGATCTCAGCAGATCATGCGCTATGCCGGGCCGAGAATGCTCCTCCGACACCCGATTCTGGCAATCCGCCATCTGCTGGCGGAAAGACGACCGATCCCGGAGAAACCTGCTGCCGGCGTGTCTAATCGTCACAAGCGGAAACTGTTGAAATCACCAAACTGA
- a CDS encoding zinc dependent phospholipase C family protein produces MPGAYAHISAAYLAAEKVQQSALQAAPQQARNILSRHQKFIELGSVSPDFPYLKIGDLAQNAWADRMHYEQVGVFIRHCIAEVEKLSGTSQEKAFAWLCGYVAHVATDITIHPVIERRVGPYEANQMEHRICEMHQDVHICRRFGLSEEHRIERLANSIGTCTHAEDNRQLDPAISNLWEQCLMATFGRDPTVESPMIHDWYTGYLTVLTGIEEGHKLLPFARHVGAQLGLVYPEQVDDSYIRELKTPLGVQHYDQVFDRAVQQIVRYWDITARAVFEAGETDAFRNWNLDTGRCENGQLTAWEDP; encoded by the coding sequence ATGCCCGGAGCTTATGCCCATATTTCAGCAGCCTATCTGGCCGCAGAGAAGGTGCAACAATCCGCCTTGCAAGCGGCACCCCAGCAAGCCCGAAATATTCTGAGCCGTCATCAGAAATTCATTGAGTTGGGCAGTGTCAGTCCGGATTTTCCCTACCTGAAAATTGGCGATCTGGCTCAAAACGCTTGGGCAGACAGAATGCATTATGAGCAGGTCGGGGTCTTCATCCGCCATTGTATTGCCGAGGTGGAAAAACTGTCCGGGACATCGCAGGAAAAAGCCTTTGCCTGGTTGTGTGGTTATGTTGCACATGTGGCGACCGATATCACCATTCATCCGGTCATTGAGCGACGTGTCGGACCCTATGAGGCGAACCAGATGGAGCATCGGATCTGCGAAATGCACCAAGATGTGCATATTTGCCGGCGCTTTGGTCTGAGTGAAGAACACCGGATTGAGCGGCTGGCGAACTCTATCGGCACCTGTACCCACGCAGAGGATAATCGTCAGTTGGATCCGGCGATCTCAAATTTGTGGGAACAATGCCTGATGGCTACGTTTGGCCGGGATCCGACGGTGGAATCACCGATGATCCATGACTGGTATACCGGTTATCTGACGGTGTTAACCGGCATTGAAGAAGGGCACAAACTGCTGCCGTTTGCCCGGCATGTCGGTGCGCAGTTGGGGCTGGTCTATCCCGAGCAGGTGGATGATTCATATATCCGGGAATTGAAGACGCCCTTGGGGGTTCAGCATTATGATCAGGTGTTCGATCGGGCAGTCCAGCAGATAGTCCGGTATTGGGACATTACTGCACGGGCGGTATTTGAAGCCGGTGAGACCGATGCTTTTCGCAATTGGAACTTGGATACCGGGCGATGTGAAAACGGGCAACTGACGGCCTGGGAAGATCCCTGA
- a CDS encoding multiheme c-type cytochrome, whose product MNTYDTLSSWQTKDSRLSLYLFNFHRAVRPSRFAATILVMLTGMLACQSTLVQAEPSAQKWQKPHKPDSTEAIHQQLPFYPSRASTDRPLKPEMFESPEVCKGCHSEIYQQWQRSVMANSWKDPIYRALFKRASQATDGQVDNFCIACHSPIGMTSMNGSAATLEEPNDNLPGVNCEVCHNIRGITGSDNGAYILAPNREKHIKLGPRHDANSPYHQTEYSDLHTKSEFCSVCHNVSHPYNSTPIERTYDEWQESAYNEQGIQCQDCHMTPGPGQQTNPGRSAIMGKEREHIYSHAFSGGNSTLHQYFDDPIGAELAREMLRSAATMEFITLPESLVAGELATIQLKVSNVGAGHKLPTGFPEGREVWVDFTVNSNEQTAIYRSGAVVDGHTEPGTRSFKVTLGDKNGDVVDLNVWEVDRILSDTRILPHGYAIVEYTFLVPDNITGPVTLDAKLNYWPFSQHLIDELLGEGKLTVDIVTMTTASAELKVTDKPGGTIAKHTTGAKTGRH is encoded by the coding sequence ATGAACACGTACGATACACTTTCAAGTTGGCAAACCAAAGATTCACGGCTATCACTTTACCTTTTCAACTTTCACCGTGCCGTACGCCCCAGCCGGTTCGCGGCAACCATCCTGGTCATGCTGACGGGCATGCTCGCCTGCCAATCCACCCTTGTGCAGGCTGAACCAAGCGCACAAAAATGGCAGAAGCCGCATAAACCGGACTCTACCGAGGCCATCCACCAGCAACTCCCCTTCTATCCTTCCCGCGCCAGTACTGACCGCCCCCTGAAACCGGAGATGTTTGAAAGCCCGGAGGTCTGCAAAGGCTGTCACAGTGAAATTTATCAACAGTGGCAACGCTCCGTGATGGCAAATTCCTGGAAAGACCCGATTTACCGGGCTCTGTTTAAGCGAGCCAGCCAGGCCACAGACGGACAGGTCGATAACTTCTGTATCGCCTGTCACAGCCCCATTGGCATGACCAGTATGAATGGCTCTGCCGCGACGTTAGAGGAGCCGAACGATAACCTGCCCGGGGTTAACTGCGAGGTCTGCCATAACATCCGTGGCATCACCGGCAGCGATAACGGTGCCTATATCCTGGCGCCGAACCGGGAGAAACACATCAAACTCGGGCCGCGTCATGACGCAAACTCACCTTACCACCAGACGGAATATTCGGATTTGCATACCAAATCCGAATTCTGCTCGGTATGCCATAACGTGTCTCACCCATACAACAGCACGCCCATTGAACGCACCTATGATGAATGGCAAGAGAGCGCCTATAACGAGCAAGGGATCCAGTGCCAGGACTGCCACATGACGCCCGGCCCCGGCCAACAAACGAATCCGGGGAGATCTGCCATCATGGGCAAAGAGCGTGAGCACATCTACTCACATGCGTTTTCGGGCGGAAACTCGACCCTGCACCAGTATTTCGACGATCCCATCGGTGCCGAGCTCGCCCGCGAGATGCTGCGCTCTGCGGCCACGATGGAATTTATCACCCTGCCGGAATCACTGGTTGCCGGGGAGCTCGCCACAATTCAGCTGAAAGTGTCGAATGTCGGTGCCGGGCACAAGCTCCCGACCGGTTTCCCGGAAGGGCGGGAAGTTTGGGTTGATTTTACGGTGAACAGCAATGAACAAACTGCGATTTACCGCTCAGGTGCGGTCGTTGACGGACACACCGAGCCGGGGACCCGGAGCTTCAAAGTCACCCTGGGGGATAAAAACGGCGATGTCGTCGATCTCAATGTGTGGGAAGTGGACCGAATTTTGTCGGATACTCGGATCCTGCCCCATGGCTACGCGATAGTCGAATATACCTTTCTGGTGCCGGATAACATAACCGGCCCGGTCACCCTGGATGCCAAGTTAAATTATTGGCCGTTCTCTCAACACCTGATTGATGAACTGCTTGGCGAAGGCAAGCTCACGGTGGATATCGTGACCATGACCACAGCAAGCGCTGAGCTTAAGGTCACCGATAAACCCGGCGGCACGATTGCCAAACACACGACCGGCGCTAAAACAGGAAGGCACTGA
- the cdd gene encoding cytidine deaminase, which yields MHTKVMDALGTLPAELAAALQPVLEQPDFDATLSPETFQQLLEQTQLSDSELRVALLPIAAAYSVAPISNFFVGAIVRGQSGRLYFGANMEFLGTGLSQTVHAEQSAISHAWVKGETGISDITINYSPCGHCRQFMNELTTAQELIVQFPEREAKTLQEYLPESFGPADLNITEALMTQVNHGLTTEATEALITAACQAANRSHAPYSNSFGGVALKAKDGRIFIGMYAENAAFNPSLPPLQVALINMNMAGYSLTEIEEAALVEAADGAISYLADTQNTLEALNPDIPLSFVAA from the coding sequence ATGCATACTAAAGTAATGGATGCTTTAGGCACATTACCGGCAGAACTGGCGGCTGCACTACAGCCTGTTTTGGAACAGCCAGACTTCGATGCAACCTTGAGTCCAGAAACGTTCCAGCAGTTGCTAGAACAAACTCAATTGTCAGACAGCGAACTCCGCGTCGCTCTCCTCCCTATTGCCGCTGCTTATTCTGTTGCTCCTATTTCTAATTTCTTCGTCGGTGCAATTGTCCGGGGGCAATCCGGCCGTCTTTACTTCGGCGCCAATATGGAATTCCTGGGCACCGGCTTATCCCAAACGGTTCATGCCGAGCAATCTGCGATCAGTCATGCCTGGGTCAAAGGCGAAACCGGCATCAGCGATATCACGATCAATTACAGTCCTTGTGGCCACTGCCGCCAGTTCATGAACGAGCTGACCACAGCCCAAGAGCTGATTGTGCAATTCCCTGAGCGTGAAGCCAAAACACTACAAGAATATTTACCGGAGTCGTTCGGCCCGGCCGATCTGAACATCACCGAAGCGCTGATGACCCAGGTCAACCACGGCTTGACAACCGAAGCGACCGAAGCCCTGATCACCGCAGCTTGTCAGGCGGCGAACCGCTCGCACGCCCCTTATTCCAACAGTTTTGGCGGGGTGGCGCTGAAAGCCAAAGACGGCCGAATTTTCATCGGCATGTATGCGGAAAATGCGGCATTCAACCCGAGCCTGCCGCCACTGCAAGTCGCGCTGATCAATATGAACATGGCGGGATATTCATTGACTGAAATTGAAGAAGCCGCGCTGGTTGAAGCCGCAGACGGGGCTATCAGTTATCTGGCGGATACACAAAATACGCTGGAAGCCCTGAACCCGGACATTCCGCTAAGCTTCGTTGCTGCTTAA
- a CDS encoding MBL fold metallo-hydrolase, producing MKLHKLEGYIQSIYLVEYEHGLLLLDGCSRADIGMLKHFIVGQLHRPFTDLKLVVVTHMHPDHAGAAVKLRQLSGCRVAAANVPGQWYSGVDGKLMHLTDILLAKWVAKRMKKPRRNLWYTCTLTPDIKLNDGDSLPGFSEWQALFTQGHTDRDLSLYHRPSHTVYVADLMVKVKGRYIPPFPVFYPNRYRHSLKKIMAMAPSSLILAHGGEVYPSPEEYQYLLSRAPNVPMTHWRSVKSKLRQVLRRAA from the coding sequence ATGAAGCTCCATAAATTGGAAGGCTACATTCAGTCGATTTACCTGGTCGAATATGAGCACGGATTATTGCTGCTTGATGGTTGTAGCCGAGCCGATATCGGCATGCTCAAACATTTCATTGTCGGACAGCTGCATCGACCGTTTACGGATCTGAAGCTGGTGGTGGTGACCCACATGCATCCTGACCATGCCGGAGCGGCGGTCAAACTACGCCAGTTGAGCGGGTGCCGGGTTGCTGCTGCGAATGTGCCGGGCCAGTGGTACAGCGGGGTGGATGGCAAACTCATGCATCTGACTGATATTCTGCTGGCAAAATGGGTCGCCAAACGGATGAAAAAGCCCCGGCGTAATCTCTGGTATACCTGCACGTTGACGCCGGATATAAAGCTCAATGATGGGGATAGCCTACCGGGATTTTCGGAGTGGCAGGCGCTGTTTACCCAGGGGCATACGGATCGCGATCTCTCGCTGTACCATCGGCCCAGCCATACGGTGTATGTCGCGGATCTGATGGTGAAAGTGAAAGGGCGCTATATTCCGCCATTTCCTGTGTTCTATCCCAACCGTTATCGCCACTCGCTGAAGAAAATCATGGCAATGGCACCATCGTCCCTGATCCTCGCTCATGGCGGTGAAGTGTATCCCTCACCGGAGGAGTACCAGTATTTGCTGTCGCGCGCACCCAACGTCCCGATGACGCACTGGCGTTCGGTGAAATCCAAGTTGCGTCAGGTGTTGCGACGCGCAGCCTGA
- a CDS encoding GNAT family N-acetyltransferase: MKVSLVPITPSDRPTLEHLFQFYLYEMAACLALPLTDEGQYTYRPALLDGYWTQPEHEPFFIVVKSQLAESEAAIQELVGFALIRRYPQDPTRYDIDQFFVVRKFKGQGVGKQALANLLHQLPGKWQIRVLVENEPAIAFWQSAVRQAVGQNYEHSMDLDVDLKMHFFRFEI; encoded by the coding sequence ATGAAAGTTTCATTAGTTCCGATCACCCCAAGTGACCGTCCTACTCTGGAGCATTTGTTTCAGTTTTACCTTTACGAGATGGCAGCGTGTCTGGCTTTGCCGCTCACGGATGAAGGGCAGTACACCTATCGTCCGGCGCTGTTGGACGGGTACTGGACGCAACCGGAACATGAGCCGTTTTTCATCGTTGTTAAGAGTCAATTGGCGGAAAGCGAAGCTGCGATACAGGAACTGGTGGGTTTTGCCCTGATCCGCCGCTATCCGCAAGATCCAACCCGTTATGACATTGATCAGTTCTTTGTTGTCCGAAAGTTCAAGGGGCAGGGGGTTGGCAAACAAGCCTTGGCGAATCTACTCCATCAACTCCCCGGGAAATGGCAAATCCGGGTGTTGGTAGAGAACGAACCGGCGATCGCGTTCTGGCAGTCTGCGGTGAGACAAGCGGTCGGGCAAAATTATGAGCACTCAATGGATCTGGATGTCGACCTGAAGATGCATTTCTTCCGGTTTGAGATCTAA
- a CDS encoding TAXI family TRAP transporter solute-binding subunit translates to MKLPGIISWFLAVLVTALLSPAQAESFITIGTGGVTGVYYPAGGAICRLVNIQREQHGIRCAVESTDGSIYNLNAIRDGELDLGIVQSDWQYHAYHGTSVFADKGPFKSLRTVFSIYTEPFTVVARTDAGIKTFADLKGKRVNIGNPGSGQRGTMEVLMTAMGWTTKSFAKVTQLNAAEQSRALCENKVDAIVFTVGHPNNTIKEATTACNSVIVPVSGPAVNKLIEENAFYQLASIPGGMYRGTPQAVSTFGIHATLVTSARMKNEVIYQVAKSVFEHFDTFQKLHPAFSGLDPKDMIHNGLAAPLHDGAKKYFQEAAITK, encoded by the coding sequence ATGAAACTTCCCGGCATTATTTCCTGGTTCCTGGCGGTTCTGGTCACTGCCCTGCTGTCACCGGCGCAAGCCGAAAGTTTTATCACCATCGGGACCGGCGGGGTGACCGGCGTCTATTACCCGGCCGGTGGGGCCATCTGCCGGTTGGTCAACATTCAGCGTGAGCAGCACGGGATTCGCTGCGCCGTCGAAAGCACCGACGGCTCCATTTATAACCTCAATGCCATCCGGGACGGAGAGCTAGACCTGGGGATCGTCCAATCCGACTGGCAGTACCATGCCTATCACGGCACCAGTGTGTTTGCTGATAAGGGACCGTTTAAATCACTCCGCACTGTGTTTTCGATTTATACAGAGCCGTTTACCGTCGTGGCACGGACAGATGCGGGGATTAAGACCTTTGCCGATCTGAAAGGCAAGCGCGTGAATATCGGCAACCCGGGCTCCGGGCAACGGGGGACCATGGAGGTGCTGATGACGGCGATGGGCTGGACCACGAAAAGCTTTGCCAAAGTGACGCAACTCAACGCCGCCGAGCAGTCCCGCGCTCTATGTGAGAACAAGGTGGATGCCATCGTGTTCACCGTCGGCCACCCGAACAACACCATCAAGGAAGCCACCACTGCATGCAATAGCGTGATTGTGCCGGTGAGTGGCCCGGCCGTGAACAAGCTGATCGAGGAGAATGCGTTTTATCAGCTCGCCAGTATTCCGGGTGGGATGTATCGAGGGACCCCGCAAGCGGTCAGCACCTTCGGGATCCATGCCACCCTTGTCACCTCAGCCCGCATGAAGAACGAGGTGATCTACCAGGTCGCCAAGTCAGTCTTCGAGCACTTCGATACGTTCCAAAAACTCCACCCGGCATTCTCTGGCCTGGATCCCAAAGACATGATACACAACGGGCTGGCCGCGCCGCTGCATGACGGCGCCAAGAAGTACTTCCAGGAAGCCGCAATCACCAAGTAA
- a CDS encoding thiopurine S-methyltransferase: MDAEFWHSRWAENRIGFHLNDTNPVLAKYWPRLNPSREDTVLVPMCGKSLDMTWLAEKHTQVIGIELSEIAVRAYFSEHLYTPTVIPLGNGQTLYEFDEVSIYCGDFFATKIEPVDVVYDRAALIAMPPSMRKMYAEQLLSMVKSGGRILLVTLDYPQAEMDGPPFSVTGEEVAQLFSGCQITHLERDEADESHPRRQKGLTRFAEEVWLIELP, from the coding sequence ATGGATGCAGAATTTTGGCATAGCCGATGGGCTGAAAATCGCATTGGTTTCCACCTGAACGATACTAACCCGGTATTGGCCAAATACTGGCCGCGCCTCAATCCCTCGCGTGAAGACACCGTGCTGGTGCCGATGTGTGGCAAGTCGCTGGATATGACCTGGCTGGCAGAGAAACATACCCAGGTGATTGGGATCGAGCTGAGCGAAATTGCTGTGCGCGCGTATTTCTCAGAGCATCTGTACACGCCGACTGTGATCCCGCTCGGGAACGGCCAGACGCTGTATGAGTTTGATGAGGTGAGCATCTATTGCGGTGACTTCTTCGCGACGAAGATTGAGCCAGTGGATGTGGTTTATGATCGCGCAGCACTGATTGCGATGCCGCCTTCGATGCGCAAAATGTATGCCGAGCAATTGCTGTCGATGGTCAAATCGGGTGGTCGCATCCTGCTGGTGACGCTGGATTACCCGCAAGCCGAGATGGACGGACCGCCGTTCTCTGTCACCGGGGAAGAAGTGGCACAACTGTTCAGTGGTTGCCAGATCACTCATCTGGAGCGGGATGAAGCCGATGAGAGCCATCCGCGCCGCCAGAAAGGCCTGACGCGTTTTGCGGAAGAAGTCTGGCTGATTGAGTTGCCGTAA
- a CDS encoding glutathione S-transferase family protein yields the protein MYQLYYYPNNASLAPHFLLNHMGLDYELVLVDKKSNSQKSADYLKLNPAGRIPTLVDQGQPIFESPAICIHLCEQHPEHELIPPLGNSARPLFFQWLAYLNNTLQAELMVRYYPHRHTNDESTIPNVIAAQDDRIADALAVINDQLADKQYLLGEQISACDYFLFMLAEWCLPVKKSPLDFPHLAGYLKRMTALSTIRAVCEIEGMDLSPFESVQ from the coding sequence ATGTATCAGCTCTATTACTACCCCAATAACGCCAGCCTGGCACCGCACTTTTTGCTCAATCACATGGGGCTCGATTACGAACTGGTGCTGGTGGACAAGAAATCGAATTCCCAAAAATCAGCGGATTATCTCAAGCTGAATCCGGCGGGAAGAATTCCGACCTTAGTCGATCAGGGGCAGCCGATTTTTGAAAGTCCGGCTATCTGTATTCATCTTTGTGAACAACATCCCGAGCATGAATTGATCCCGCCGCTGGGCAACAGCGCGCGTCCGCTGTTTTTCCAGTGGCTGGCGTATCTGAATAATACATTGCAGGCTGAGCTGATGGTGCGCTATTACCCGCATCGCCATACCAATGACGAAAGCACGATTCCGAATGTCATTGCCGCGCAGGATGATCGCATTGCCGATGCTCTGGCGGTGATCAACGATCAATTGGCAGACAAGCAATATTTACTCGGCGAGCAGATCTCCGCCTGTGATTACTTCCTGTTTATGCTGGCTGAGTGGTGTTTGCCTGTCAAGAAATCACCGCTGGATTTCCCGCATCTGGCGGGCTACCTGAAGCGAATGACCGCGCTATCGACGATTCGGGCTGTGTGTGAAATTGAAGGGATGGATCTCAGCCCGTTCGAATCCGTGCAGTAG